In Xenorhabdus nematophila ATCC 19061, one DNA window encodes the following:
- the kdsA gene encoding 3-deoxy-8-phosphooctulonate synthase yields the protein MQQKVVNIGDIKVANNLPFVLFGGMNVLESRDLAMRICEHYVTVTQKLGIPYVFKASFDKANRSSIRSYRGPGLEEGMKIFQELKQTFGVKIITDVHEPAQAQPVADVVDVIQLPAFLARQTDLVEAMAKTGAVINIKKPQFVSPGQMGNIVEKFKEGGNEQIILCDRGSNFGYDNLVVDMLGFGVMQQATGGAPVIFDVTHSLQCRDPFGAASGGRRAQVAELARAGMAVGIAGLFLEAHPDPENARCDGPSALPLAKLEPFLAQMKAIDDVVKGFPELDTSK from the coding sequence ATGCAACAGAAAGTGGTTAATATTGGTGACATCAAGGTCGCAAATAATCTGCCTTTTGTACTGTTTGGTGGTATGAATGTCCTTGAATCACGGGATTTGGCCATGCGTATTTGTGAGCACTATGTCACCGTAACGCAAAAACTGGGCATTCCTTATGTTTTCAAAGCCTCTTTTGATAAAGCTAACCGTTCTTCTATCCGTTCCTACCGTGGGCCGGGTTTGGAAGAAGGGATGAAAATTTTTCAGGAACTGAAACAAACTTTCGGTGTGAAAATCATTACTGATGTGCATGAACCTGCCCAGGCACAACCGGTTGCAGATGTTGTTGATGTTATTCAACTTCCGGCTTTCCTTGCGCGTCAGACTGACTTGGTGGAAGCAATGGCGAAGACGGGTGCAGTCATTAATATTAAAAAACCTCAATTCGTCAGTCCGGGGCAAATGGGGAATATCGTCGAGAAATTCAAAGAAGGTGGTAACGAACAAATTATTTTGTGTGACCGTGGCAGCAACTTTGGGTACGACAATCTGGTTGTTGATATGCTGGGCTTTGGTGTCATGCAGCAGGCAACCGGCGGTGCGCCTGTGATTTTTGACGTTACTCACTCATTGCAGTGTCGTGATCCATTCGGGGCCGCTTCTGGTGGTCGTCGCGCACAAGTTGCTGAACTGGCTCGCGCGGGTATGGCAGTCGGAATTGCAGGTCTGTTCCTTGAAGCACATCCTGATCCAGAAAATGCAAGATGTGATGGCCCGTCAGCGCTGCCATTGGCAAAACTGGAACCCTTCCTGGCGCAGATGAAAGCCATTGATGATGTGGTGAAAGGTTTTCCTGAACTGGATACCAGCAAATAA
- a CDS encoding MSMEG_0569 family flavin-dependent oxidoreductase: MGGGQAGLCISHYLQKSGIDHVVLEKESELTHSWRRKRWDNFTLVTPNWQCLLPEHPYQRQDPDGFMKKHEIVEYLDEFIEKLNPPAILNIQVEHVKKVAEHKFVIKTNHGTTTAKQLVVAAGGYHTPIYPKLSDALPEHIKVIHSEEYLNADQLPEGAVLVVGSGQSGAQIAEDLHLAGKKVYLSTGDAPRCARFYRGKDVVKWLFDMGHYKTTAKDHRYSEEVRNSTNHYVTGRDGGHDIDLRKFALEGMQLFGRFDDYKQGQLWFRPDLSDNLDRADATYNRINASIDEYLAKNNIATDEPASVYQPVWQPEQEITHIDLAKENITSVIWCIGFRPDYSWIDLDIFQANGYPKHDRGITVDPDVTFIGLPWLHTWGSGRFLGIEQDADYVVRHIEQKISQQNSHNKQIAEIAE; this comes from the coding sequence GTGGGTGGTGGTCAGGCTGGTTTATGTATCAGTCACTATTTGCAAAAATCGGGCATTGACCATGTGGTGTTGGAAAAAGAATCCGAGTTAACCCATAGCTGGCGCCGTAAACGTTGGGATAATTTTACCTTAGTGACACCGAACTGGCAGTGCCTGTTGCCTGAACATCCTTATCAACGGCAAGACCCCGACGGATTTATGAAAAAGCACGAAATTGTGGAATATCTTGATGAATTTATTGAAAAACTCAATCCACCTGCCATTTTAAACATTCAGGTAGAACATGTGAAAAAAGTAGCTGAACATAAGTTTGTCATTAAAACTAATCATGGCACAACCACAGCCAAACAGCTTGTCGTCGCAGCAGGCGGGTATCACACCCCAATTTATCCAAAATTAAGCGATGCTTTGCCTGAGCATATAAAAGTCATACATTCGGAAGAGTATTTGAACGCAGATCAATTGCCTGAAGGTGCGGTGTTGGTGGTCGGATCAGGACAGTCCGGAGCACAGATTGCCGAAGACTTGCATCTGGCGGGCAAAAAAGTTTATTTATCGACAGGTGATGCTCCACGTTGTGCCCGGTTCTATCGCGGCAAAGATGTGGTGAAGTGGCTGTTTGATATGGGCCATTACAAAACGACTGCGAAAGATCATCGCTATAGTGAGGAAGTACGTAACAGTACCAATCACTATGTTACAGGCCGTGATGGCGGACATGATATTGATCTGCGTAAATTTGCTTTAGAAGGCATGCAGTTGTTTGGCCGTTTTGATGACTATAAACAGGGTCAACTCTGGTTCAGGCCGGATTTATCAGACAATCTGGATCGTGCCGATGCGACTTATAACCGGATTAATGCCTCTATTGATGAATATTTAGCTAAAAACAATATTGCGACTGATGAGCCTGCATCGGTATATCAGCCTGTCTGGCAACCAGAACAAGAAATCACACACATTGATTTGGCAAAAGAAAATATTACTTCCGTGATTTGGTGTATCGGTTTCAGGCCGGATTATTCATGGATTGATTTAGATATTTTTCAAGCCAATGGTTATCCGAAACATGATCGGGGGATTACCGTTGATCCGGATGTCACGTTTATTGGTTTGCCGTGGTTACATACATGGGGTTCTGGGCGCTTTCTGGGGATCGAGCAGGATGCTGATTATGTGGTACGGCACATTGAGCAAAAAATAAGTCAGCAAAATAGCCATAACAAGCAGATTGCAGAAATAGCTGAGTGA
- a CDS encoding MSMEG_0570 family nitrogen starvation response protein, with protein sequence MPSVNFTVKWPNGEQIQYYSPSTVIYKYLSMGQCYPSTQFLHQVENGLYAASERIRACYGFACSSAMDNLAMIKHQARLFELSPEDQITVIEMTNK encoded by the coding sequence ATGCCCAGTGTGAATTTTACGGTGAAGTGGCCCAATGGAGAACAGATTCAATATTACTCACCCTCAACCGTGATTTATAAATATTTGTCCATGGGTCAGTGTTACCCGAGTACTCAGTTTTTGCATCAGGTTGAAAATGGTCTGTATGCCGCATCGGAAAGAATACGGGCATGTTATGGCTTTGCCTGTAGTTCGGCGATGGACAATCTGGCAATGATCAAACACCAGGCCAGACTGTTCGAACTTAGTCCCGAAGATCAAATTACAGTTATTGAAATGACGAATAAGTGA
- a CDS encoding sll0787 family AIR synthase-like protein, protein MMDLNQLLEILRHTPAMQSKQAIAPSVSVNTVSDHIDSLDSLYAYPGDDTAALPLNGQYVLHACEGMLPGFVTNHPYFAGWSAVMANISDIAAMGGRALSVVNTLWHTSPEQARLLMQGIQDACRAYGVPLVGGHTNLSAVYQPALSVAIQGTARKLLSVLHVRPQQKILIALNLQGQFHPNTTYWKCFEHVSDGVLQSQIALLPQLEEANRVHAARDISNAGILGSLLMLLEATASGADINLDAIPKPDDVDWSQWLQIFPSFGFLLTANADQCEEIIRLFHSQDIACTVIGETNTSGVVTVQQQQQRGIFWDFNHQVFTGFCYADALKALD, encoded by the coding sequence ATGATGGATCTCAATCAGTTACTCGAGATATTGAGGCATACACCCGCCATGCAATCCAAACAGGCAATTGCACCCAGTGTTTCAGTCAATACAGTTTCAGACCATATTGATTCATTGGACAGCTTATATGCTTACCCCGGGGATGATACGGCGGCACTGCCATTAAATGGTCAGTATGTATTGCACGCCTGTGAAGGTATGTTGCCAGGTTTTGTGACCAATCATCCTTATTTTGCAGGATGGTCGGCAGTCATGGCGAATATCAGTGATATTGCTGCTATGGGCGGTCGGGCGTTGTCAGTGGTAAACACGCTTTGGCATACCAGCCCCGAACAGGCCCGGTTGTTAATGCAAGGTATACAGGATGCTTGTCGTGCTTATGGTGTGCCATTGGTTGGCGGGCATACCAATCTTAGTGCAGTTTATCAGCCCGCTTTATCGGTTGCGATTCAAGGCACGGCGCGAAAATTGCTCTCAGTGCTGCATGTCAGACCACAACAAAAAATCCTGATTGCTTTAAATCTGCAAGGGCAATTCCACCCCAATACCACTTATTGGAAATGCTTTGAGCATGTCTCTGACGGCGTTTTACAGTCACAAATTGCCTTGTTGCCGCAATTGGAGGAAGCAAACCGGGTTCATGCCGCCCGTGATATCAGCAATGCCGGCATTTTAGGCAGTTTGTTGATGTTGCTCGAAGCTACAGCTTCGGGAGCTGATATCAACTTAGATGCCATTCCTAAACCTGATGATGTGGACTGGTCTCAATGGCTGCAAATTTTTCCCAGCTTTGGTTTTTTACTGACCGCCAATGCCGATCAATGTGAAGAAATTATCAGGCTGTTTCACAGTCAGGACATTGCCTGCACAGTGATTGGCGAAACCAATACCAGTGGTGTGGTTACCGTACAGCAACAACAGCAACGCGGCATATTTTGGGATTTTAACCACCAAGTATTTACTGGTTTTTGTTATGCCGATGCCTTGAAAGCATTGGATTAA
- a CDS encoding MSMEG_0567/Sll0786 family nitrogen starvation N-acetyltransferase, with amino-acid sequence MKLSRYSWLLGLNEELKQFISDDIAIKMVSEDWERRQYYRLREVTFRDEQKILQEDRDEYDVKALGIVAIGKMSGEYDRVIGAVRIFPDGEQTWYGGRLCVEPLYRRHHTIGKALINAAVSTAKNLGCRTFLATVQSQNEHYFQRLCWDSLRQLTVANIPHVLMQAQIENYPLQHIPMQTYMQKETQ; translated from the coding sequence ATGAAACTTTCTCGTTATTCTTGGCTGCTTGGGCTAAATGAAGAGCTGAAACAATTTATTAGTGATGACATTGCCATCAAAATGGTGTCGGAAGACTGGGAGCGTCGCCAATATTATCGTTTGCGTGAAGTGACCTTTCGTGATGAACAGAAAATCTTGCAAGAAGATCGTGACGAGTACGATGTTAAAGCATTAGGCATTGTTGCCATTGGGAAAATGTCTGGTGAGTATGACCGTGTGATTGGCGCAGTGCGGATTTTCCCCGATGGCGAACAGACGTGGTATGGCGGGCGTTTATGTGTAGAGCCTCTATATCGACGCCACCATACCATTGGTAAAGCGTTAATCAATGCAGCGGTATCAACCGCCAAAAACCTGGGGTGCCGTACTTTTTTAGCCACTGTGCAAAGCCAGAATGAGCACTATTTCCAAAGATTGTGTTGGGATAGCTTGCGTCAGTTAACCGTTGCCAACATTCCCCATGTGTTGATGCAGGCACAGATTGAAAACTATCCATTGCAGCATATCCCGATGCAAACCTATATGCAGAAGGAGACGCAATGA
- a CDS encoding MSMEG_0568 family radical SAM protein — protein sequence MSATQLPATQLLTDLQCNGLKWEGELGLSRKGGAGPSDHKALSLNGKTMMIPVLNLAAQDSPYTAKPDLNTDKVTVFKNRIPVATLTIPARPRFYDLKTAEGIAYEQIATLHSHDVLATTVLQHCIRMNDKATACQFCSIDQSLIGGRTLIRKRPEQLAEVAKAAVELDGIKQMVITTGTPNTGDRGAKILYDSVKAIKAQVDLPIQVQCEPPDDFAWFQRLKEAGAVSIGMHLEAVSERVRQKIMPGKAEVSLEKYFSAFEAAVAVFGRGQVSTYILAGLGDTEPEIVEMTAKLTEMGVYPFVVPFVPIKGTPLEHHPKPDHAFMQSLYPKIGLQLKQHGLNSENTQAGCAKCGACSSLKAYE from the coding sequence ATGTCTGCAACGCAATTACCTGCAACTCAATTACTGACCGATTTACAATGTAATGGTCTGAAATGGGAAGGCGAGCTTGGTTTATCCCGCAAAGGGGGCGCAGGGCCAAGCGATCATAAGGCACTGAGCCTTAACGGGAAGACTATGATGATTCCTGTGCTGAACCTTGCAGCACAAGACTCTCCCTATACCGCAAAGCCGGATCTGAACACCGACAAGGTAACTGTCTTTAAAAACCGGATTCCGGTGGCAACCTTAACGATACCTGCACGGCCCCGATTTTATGATTTAAAAACCGCCGAAGGTATTGCCTATGAACAAATTGCGACCTTACATAGCCATGATGTATTGGCAACGACAGTGCTACAGCATTGCATTCGTATGAATGACAAGGCAACGGCGTGTCAATTTTGCTCAATTGATCAGTCTCTGATAGGGGGTCGGACCTTGATTCGTAAACGTCCCGAACAATTGGCAGAGGTGGCGAAAGCAGCCGTTGAGCTGGATGGTATCAAGCAAATGGTGATCACCACAGGGACGCCAAATACAGGAGATCGCGGGGCAAAAATCTTATATGACTCGGTCAAAGCGATTAAGGCACAAGTAGATTTACCAATACAGGTACAGTGCGAGCCACCCGATGATTTTGCATGGTTTCAACGTTTAAAAGAGGCAGGGGCGGTATCGATTGGGATGCACCTTGAGGCGGTAAGCGAGCGTGTGCGGCAAAAAATAATGCCAGGCAAAGCCGAAGTCTCGCTGGAAAAGTATTTTTCAGCCTTTGAAGCCGCCGTTGCGGTGTTCGGCCGCGGACAAGTCAGTACCTACATTTTGGCAGGATTAGGTGACACCGAACCGGAAATCGTGGAAATGACCGCCAAACTGACTGAAATGGGGGTGTATCCCTTTGTGGTGCCGTTTGTGCCAATTAAAGGCACACCCTTGGAACATCATCCTAAACCTGATCACGCCTTTATGCAGTCGCTCTATCCGAAAATCGGTCTGCAACTCAAACAACATGGCCTGAACTCAGAAAATACTCAGGCAGGTTGTGCCAAATGCGGCGCTTGTTCTTCGCTGAAAGCCTATGAATAA
- a CDS encoding Nit6803 family nitrilase, which produces MNRIIKAAAVQCSPVLYSQAATVKKICDIILDLGKQGVQFAVFPETVVPYYPYFSFVQPPFAMGKEHLKLLNESVVVPSEATLAIGQACLEASMVVSIGINERAGGTIYNAQLLFDADGSIIQHRRKITPTYHERMVWGQGDGSGLRAINSAVGRVGSLACWEHYNPLARFALMADGEQIHASMFPGSLVGQIFADQIRATIQHHALESGCFVVNATAWLHPEQQQQIMQDTGCHIGPISGGCFTAIVSPEGKFLAEPLTQDEGYCIADLDLSLIDKRKRMMDSVGHYSRPELFSLLIDRRPANVLHELKIETPAQNHLEKNSKFDETQI; this is translated from the coding sequence ATGAACCGAATCATTAAAGCTGCCGCAGTGCAATGCAGTCCAGTGCTTTATAGCCAAGCCGCAACGGTAAAAAAAATCTGTGACATTATTTTAGATCTTGGAAAACAAGGTGTGCAATTTGCCGTTTTTCCTGAAACCGTCGTGCCTTATTACCCTTATTTTTCCTTTGTACAACCGCCATTTGCCATGGGAAAAGAGCATTTAAAGTTGTTGAATGAATCAGTGGTTGTCCCTTCCGAAGCAACGCTGGCGATTGGTCAAGCCTGCCTTGAAGCCAGCATGGTGGTATCAATTGGCATCAATGAACGTGCAGGCGGGACGATTTATAACGCACAACTGTTATTTGATGCTGATGGTTCAATCATTCAGCATCGCCGCAAAATTACGCCAACTTACCATGAGCGAATGGTCTGGGGCCAAGGTGATGGCAGTGGCCTGCGGGCGATTAATTCCGCTGTGGGACGTGTTGGTTCGCTGGCATGTTGGGAACATTACAACCCGTTGGCACGTTTTGCCTTGATGGCAGATGGTGAGCAAATTCATGCGTCCATGTTTCCTGGTTCGTTGGTAGGGCAAATTTTTGCCGATCAAATCAGGGCAACCATTCAACACCATGCGTTGGAATCCGGCTGTTTTGTGGTCAATGCCACCGCATGGTTGCATCCTGAACAGCAGCAACAAATTATGCAGGATACTGGCTGTCACATCGGGCCAATTTCAGGGGGATGCTTTACCGCCATTGTTTCTCCTGAAGGCAAGTTTTTAGCTGAACCGCTCACGCAAGATGAAGGTTACTGCATTGCCGATCTGGATCTTAGCCTGATTGATAAACGCAAACGCATGATGGATTCAGTGGGACATTACAGCCGCCCCGAATTGTTCAGCTTATTGATTGATCGCCGCCCGGCAAATGTATTGCACGAACTGAAAATTGAAACACCGGCTCAAAATCATCTCGAAAAAAATTCAAAATTTGATGAAACCCAGATCTGA
- a CDS encoding MSMEG_0572/Sll0783 family nitrogen starvation response protein yields the protein MPKVDIEQYKDGDFLVDYEEKVFEDVKAQPGEKALLTFHTVAFEGSIGLINVLQAKRLLRKGFETKILLYGPGVQLGVQRGFPTLGAEAFPGHLAVNNQLKAFMEEGGEVYACRFALQAMYGQTEKALISGIRPINPLDVMDLKLLMRRENALIIDTWTV from the coding sequence ATGCCAAAAGTTGATATCGAACAATATAAAGATGGCGATTTTCTTGTTGATTACGAAGAAAAAGTGTTTGAGGACGTTAAAGCACAGCCGGGTGAAAAAGCCTTGTTGACGTTCCATACCGTTGCATTTGAAGGATCAATTGGCCTGATCAATGTGTTACAGGCAAAGCGTTTATTGCGTAAGGGCTTTGAAACCAAAATTTTGCTTTACGGCCCGGGTGTGCAATTGGGGGTTCAACGTGGTTTTCCAACTTTAGGGGCTGAGGCTTTTCCGGGTCATTTGGCCGTCAATAACCAATTGAAAGCCTTTATGGAAGAAGGCGGCGAAGTCTATGCCTGCCGTTTTGCGTTACAAGCAATGTACGGTCAAACCGAAAAAGCACTTATTTCGGGAATTCGTCCGATTAATCCCTTGGATGTGATGGATTTAAAACTGCTGATGCGTCGTGAAAATGCCTTAATTATTGATACCTGGACTGTTTAA
- a CDS encoding sigma 54-interacting transcriptional regulator — MNTTDFISDWVTSENSIRPLVFEHTSQALIVLDPHQNQFIDVNISATRLLRYERHEIIQKTVTSIFGHLSQLPHLLAFTEEALENDWAWSNELCSFNKQGEKIQLEITSISLPYKNKTLLIWSLVDVKELELRQLKKNTDKAIRTDLKEWQALQELFIDSDTGKHLLLSSVGDGIYSINKQGLCTFINPAGAKMLGLQPEDVLSNNIHEIHHHTHENGDHYPVEECPIYAAVHDGIVYEGIQEIFWRRDGSCFPVEFTSTPVIRDSEIIGAVVVFRDITDRLNTEKQLTHALEELQDLKSRLEQQNEYLQEEILQENKYHEIVGNSASILQIIEKIKVVASTDANVMIYGESGTGKELIARAIHQSSHRKQQPLIRVNCAAIPSELFESEFFGHVKGAFTGAVRDRIGRFELADQGTLFLDEIGDIQPELQSKLLRVLQEGTFERVGEEKTRHVNVRIIAATNRNLKEDVKDKRFREDLYFRLNVFPIHSPALRDRKEDIPLLVTHFTRLICDNRKIKYLPFSQKHILELQQYDWPGNIRELQNVIERALITARQSAVSFKYLLEQDQQQPKIPRQDIHNDHQQTEGVLTIEQFKALEIKNLSLAVKQCKGKIFGDNGAARLLGINPTTLISRLKKLGINY, encoded by the coding sequence ATGAATACAACTGATTTTATTTCGGATTGGGTAACTTCTGAAAACTCGATTCGCCCGTTGGTATTTGAACACACCTCACAGGCATTAATTGTGCTGGACCCACATCAAAACCAGTTTATTGATGTGAATATCAGTGCCACTCGATTATTGCGTTATGAACGTCATGAAATTATTCAAAAAACAGTCACTTCCATTTTTGGTCATTTAAGCCAGCTGCCACACCTGCTGGCATTTACCGAAGAGGCGTTGGAAAATGATTGGGCCTGGAGCAATGAGCTATGTTCCTTCAATAAACAGGGTGAAAAGATCCAGTTAGAGATCACTTCCATTTCATTGCCCTACAAAAACAAGACATTGCTGATATGGTCGCTGGTGGATGTTAAAGAATTAGAACTGCGTCAACTTAAGAAAAATACCGATAAAGCCATCCGTACAGATTTAAAAGAATGGCAAGCCTTGCAAGAACTGTTTATCGATTCCGATACAGGCAAACATTTATTACTGAGTTCAGTCGGTGACGGTATTTACAGTATCAACAAGCAAGGCTTGTGCACCTTTATCAATCCTGCCGGGGCTAAAATGCTGGGGCTGCAACCGGAAGATGTGCTGAGTAATAATATCCATGAAATTCATCATCATACCCATGAAAATGGTGATCATTACCCTGTTGAGGAGTGCCCGATTTACGCAGCGGTACATGACGGTATTGTGTATGAAGGTATTCAGGAAATTTTTTGGCGGCGTGACGGTAGTTGCTTTCCGGTGGAATTTACCAGTACCCCTGTGATCCGTGACAGTGAAATTATCGGTGCTGTGGTGGTATTCCGCGATATTACCGATCGGTTGAATACCGAAAAACAACTGACCCATGCCCTTGAAGAACTGCAAGATTTGAAAAGCCGGCTGGAACAGCAAAACGAATATTTGCAGGAAGAAATTTTACAGGAAAATAAATACCATGAAATTGTCGGCAACAGTGCCTCTATTTTACAGATTATCGAAAAAATCAAGGTCGTCGCCTCCACGGATGCCAATGTAATGATTTATGGTGAATCCGGTACAGGCAAGGAGCTGATTGCCCGCGCCATTCACCAATCCAGTCACCGTAAACAGCAACCACTTATCCGGGTCAACTGTGCCGCCATTCCTTCGGAACTGTTTGAAAGTGAATTTTTCGGGCATGTCAAAGGCGCGTTCACGGGCGCTGTGCGTGACCGTATCGGTCGTTTTGAATTGGCAGATCAGGGCACATTATTTTTAGATGAAATTGGCGACATTCAGCCAGAGTTACAAAGTAAACTGCTGCGGGTATTGCAGGAAGGCACCTTTGAACGGGTTGGCGAAGAAAAAACGCGGCATGTGAATGTGCGGATTATTGCCGCCACCAACCGCAATTTAAAAGAAGATGTGAAAGACAAACGCTTTCGTGAAGATCTGTATTTCCGTTTAAATGTCTTTCCGATTCATTCCCCTGCCTTACGTGACCGAAAGGAAGATATTCCGCTTTTGGTGACACATTTTACCAGGCTGATTTGTGATAATCGTAAAATTAAGTATCTGCCATTTTCACAAAAACATATTTTGGAACTTCAGCAATATGACTGGCCCGGTAATATCCGTGAGCTGCAAAATGTCATCGAACGGGCGCTGATTACGGCAAGGCAAAGCGCTGTTTCCTTTAAATATTTGTTAGAGCAAGATCAACAGCAACCTAAGATTCCGCGTCAGGATATTCACAATGACCATCAACAAACCGAAGGCGTGCTGACTATAGAACAATTCAAGGCGTTGGAAATTAAAAATCTTTCCCTTGCGGTTAAACAATGTAAAGGGAAAATTTTTGGTGATAATGGCGCAGCAAGGTTGTTGGGAATAAACCCAACAACCTTGATCTCACGCTTAAAGAAATTGGGGATTAATTATTAA
- the dauA gene encoding C4-dicarboxylic acid transporter DauA, protein MNTHKIKGIRPFSAFIDSCWKEPYSFSRFIKDIIAGITVGIIAIPLAMALAIGSGVAPQYGLYTAAIAGIVIALTGGSRYSVSGPTAAFVVILYPVSQQFGLSGLLIATLMSGIMLVIMGLARLGRLIEYIPLSVTLGFTSGIAITIATMQVQNFFGLTLERVPENYIDKVMTLFQAFPSLQLSDTLIGLTTLLVLIFWPKLGLKLPGHLPALIAGTGMMGLMHLLGHDVATIGSSFSYMQADGTQGQGIPPILPQLILPWNLPDTHSFDISWNTVSALLPAAFSMAMLGAIESLLCAVILDGMTGKKHHSNSELLGQGMGNIVAPFFGGITATAAIARSAANVRAGATSPIAAVIHSLLVLLTLLTLAPMLSYLPLAAMSAILLIVAWNMSEAHKVIDLIRRAPKDDIIVMLLCLSLTVLFDMVIAITIGIVLASLLFMRKIANMTRISTSPLTNSDKGLLVVRINGPLFFAAAERIFAELREKGADYHTIIMQWDAVPVLDAGGLNAFQGFIRDIGGEKHIVVCDIPFQPLKTLARAKIVPIEGQLSFYATLSKVQKEMEIA, encoded by the coding sequence ATGAATACTCATAAAATTAAGGGGATACGTCCATTTAGTGCGTTTATTGACTCATGTTGGAAGGAGCCTTACTCTTTTTCCCGTTTTATCAAAGATATCATCGCTGGCATTACCGTGGGCATTATTGCCATCCCACTGGCAATGGCTCTGGCTATCGGCAGCGGTGTTGCTCCGCAATATGGTCTGTATACCGCAGCCATTGCAGGCATTGTTATTGCCCTCACCGGAGGCTCACGTTACAGCGTTTCCGGACCAACCGCTGCTTTTGTCGTGATCCTTTACCCGGTTTCACAGCAATTTGGCCTGAGTGGATTACTGATCGCAACACTCATGTCAGGCATTATGCTGGTCATCATGGGGTTAGCGCGATTAGGCCGGCTTATTGAATACATTCCCTTGTCTGTCACTCTTGGCTTTACTTCCGGTATTGCAATCACTATTGCCACCATGCAGGTGCAAAATTTCTTTGGCCTGACTCTGGAACGTGTACCGGAAAATTATATTGATAAAGTCATGACGCTCTTTCAGGCTTTCCCCTCTCTACAGCTCAGCGATACCCTCATCGGGTTAACAACCTTGCTGGTCTTGATTTTCTGGCCAAAGTTGGGGTTAAAGTTACCCGGTCACTTACCCGCCCTGATTGCCGGTACGGGTATGATGGGTCTTATGCACTTACTGGGTCACGATGTGGCAACGATCGGCTCATCATTCAGCTATATGCAGGCAGATGGCACACAAGGTCAGGGTATTCCCCCTATCCTTCCCCAACTTATTTTGCCGTGGAATTTACCGGATACCCATTCTTTCGATATCAGTTGGAATACCGTGTCAGCATTACTGCCCGCCGCATTTTCGATGGCAATGTTGGGCGCCATTGAGTCACTGTTATGCGCCGTCATTCTGGATGGCATGACCGGCAAAAAACATCACTCCAACAGTGAATTATTGGGTCAGGGAATGGGGAATATCGTTGCCCCTTTCTTTGGCGGGATCACAGCCACGGCGGCCATTGCCCGTTCAGCCGCCAATGTCCGTGCAGGCGCAACGTCCCCCATTGCGGCAGTTATTCACTCTCTGTTGGTATTACTGACGTTGCTGACTCTCGCACCGATGCTCTCGTATCTTCCGCTGGCGGCTATGTCGGCCATTTTGCTGATCGTCGCGTGGAATATGAGTGAAGCCCATAAAGTTATCGATCTCATTCGCCGTGCCCCTAAAGATGACATTATCGTCATGCTGCTGTGCCTGTCCCTGACCGTTTTATTTGATATGGTCATAGCGATCACAATCGGCATTGTGCTGGCCTCACTCCTGTTTATGCGCAAGATTGCCAATATGACCCGCATCAGTACATCACCTTTAACGAACAGCGATAAAGGATTGCTGGTTGTAAGAATCAATGGCCCCTTATTCTTTGCTGCCGCAGAACGCATTTTTGCTGAGCTGAGAGAGAAAGGCGCTGATTACCACACCATTATTATGCAATGGGATGCCGTACCCGTGCTGGATGCCGGCGGCCTGAACGCCTTTCAGGGGTTTATCCGGGATATCGGGGGAGAAAAACATATCGTTGTGTGTGATATCCCTTTCCAGCCCTTGAAAACATTGGCAAGAGCCAAAATAGTTCCCATTGAAGGGCAATTGAGTTTTTATGCGACCTTATCCAAGGTGCAGAAAGAAATGGAAATTGCTTAA
- a CDS encoding LecA/PA-IL family lectin, whose protein sequence is MYDWSGIVPAVLEQGQPTGLVLQKGDVISIVASGWVQFGASGNPWAGPQGIAGKPPQAGGNLIAKIGDKTYVIGNGILHKTVPVDGELIFLFSDNYYKDNSGNFYVNVKIESRYSPLEEIK, encoded by the coding sequence ATGTATGATTGGTCTGGAATTGTTCCCGCTGTCCTTGAACAGGGTCAACCAACAGGACTTGTACTTCAAAAAGGCGATGTCATATCGATTGTAGCCTCAGGTTGGGTGCAATTTGGAGCTTCAGGCAATCCATGGGCCGGTCCTCAAGGTATTGCGGGCAAACCTCCTCAAGCCGGAGGAAATTTAATTGCAAAAATCGGAGACAAAACCTACGTGATTGGTAATGGTATACTCCACAAAACCGTTCCTGTAGATGGTGAATTAATCTTTTTGTTTTCAGATAATTATTATAAAGATAATTCCGGTAACTTTTATGTTAATGTTAAAATAGAATCACGTTATTCTCCTCTCGAAGAAATAAAATAA